A region from the Cervus elaphus chromosome 10, mCerEla1.1, whole genome shotgun sequence genome encodes:
- the BRAT1 gene encoding BRCA1-associated ATM activator 1 isoform X1: MDPECARLLPALCAILADPRQPVADDTCLEKLLDWFKAVTEAGSSLLLLQENPCLVELLIHVLKPQDLSSRILSFALRLAGTFAAQENCFQYLQQGELLPGLFGEQGPLGAAAWAAPTVRSGWIQGLRSLAQHPSALLFLADSGAVDTIFSLQGDPSLFVASAAGQLLVHVLDLAMSSPTEGRSPAEGHGRPQARDWPACARRIVCHLEDCLCSEAAPRVMQALHVLTTAFGHCHGLWTQGLWVQLSPLVARLLEKDPVPAPHALVELLLSVARSSVPSSDPGLWETAAQTLSRLSPMQAGPLAAGILKVQDCPQALRTQAFGVLLRPLACVLEAAAQAPGTPGLLEGAAGDPMAMDMLPPSKSACVGLLCSTLAHLELLQPLPQRPSPWPQAPLLAAAVTILRFCNGSAAPSSEVGGRLCAMLVGCVRVQRAALDFLGVLSQGLGPRELVTQVFAVLLEYLVSPDSSPTVLKKAFQATLRWLLSSAMPPGCCDLEPRAQLVLGELLAVLQKRLCSPCWEVRDSGLEFLTQMTRRWGGQAGFRQALLASEVPKLASQLLQDPESYVRASAVAAAGQLSSQGLLAAPSSPEHPAGPQKTPLEELLLVLTTDSEGFPRRAAMRVFTEWLRDGHVAVAEDQERFVARVLQAASGDLDWEVRVQGLELALVFLQQLLGTRGPGEAPPGAMAQALRALCRVQLFEFAFRSLFDCDRPVAQKSCDLLLFLRAKAAPSGSPQEAGNSPDVAPVEAALRRWRAGEQGQPLGELAPEAVLAVLRSMDLEALRDTLAESSDHVERSPQSLLQDMLATVGVLGDNEADCY, from the exons ATGGACCCAGAGTGCGCCCGGCTCCTCCCGGCTCTCTGTGCCATCCTGGCAGACCCCAGGCAGCCCGTGGCAGATGACACTTGTTTGGAGAAGCTGCTGGACTGGTTTAAAGCAGTCACTGAAGCAG GGTCCAGTCTCCTGTTACTGCAGGAAAACCCCTGCCTGGTGGAGCTGCTCATCCATGTGCTGAAGCCCCAGGACCTGAGTTCCAGGATCCTGTCCTTCGCACTCCGCCTCGCAGGGACGTTTGCAGCCCAGGAGAACTGCTTCCAGTACCTTCAG CAGGGGGAGCTGCTGCCTGGGCTCTTCGGGGAGCAGGGCCCCCTCGGGGCAGCGGCCTGGGCGGCCCCCACCGTGCGCAGCGGCTGGATTCAGGGCCTGCGCTCCCTGGCGCAGCACCCCAGCGCCCTGCTCTTCCTCGCCGACTCGG GTGCTGTTGACACCATCTTCTCCCTGCAGGGAGACCCCAGCCTGTTCGTGGCCTCCGCCGCCGGGCAGCTGCTGGTGCACGTCCTGGACTTGGCCATGAGCAGCCCCACCGAGGGGCGCAGTCCCGCGGAGGGGCATGGCCGCCCGCAGGCCCGGGACTGGCCGGCGTGTGCCCGGAGGATCGTGTGTCACCTCGAAGACTGCCTGTGCTCTGAGGCCGCCCCGCGGGTCATGCAGGCCCTGCACGTGCTGACCACCGCGTTCGGGCACTGCCACGGCCTCTGGACGCAGGGCCTTTGGGTGCAGCTGAGCCCCCTCGTGGCCCGCCTGCTCGAGAAGGACCCCGTGCCGGCCCCCCACGCGCTCGTGGAGCTCCTCCTCAGCGTGGCCCG CTCTTCCGTGCCCAgctctgaccctggcctgtgggagaCTGCAGCACAGACCCTCAGCCGCCTGAGCCCCATGCAGGCAGGGCCTCTGGCTGCGGGGATCCTGAAAGTGCAGGACTG TCCCCAGGCGCTGAGGACCCAGGCCTTCGGTGTCCTCCTCCGGCCCCTGGCCTGTGTCCTGGAAGCCGCTGCTCAGGCCCCTGGAACACCAG GCTTGCTGGAGGGGGCCGCAGGCGACCCGATGGCCATGGACATGCTCCCGCCCTCCAAGTCGGCGTGCGTGGGTCTCCTCTGCAGCACCCTGGCCCACCTGGAGCTGCTGCAGCCCCTG ccccagcgCCCCTCGCCCTGGCCCCAGGCACCCCTGCTTGCGGCTGCGGTGACGATACTGCGGTTCTGCAACGGCTCTGCAGCCCCCAGCTCCGAGGTGGGGGGCCGCCTGTGCGCGATGCTGGTGGGCTGTGTCCGCGTCCAGCGAGCTGCCCTGGATTTCCTGGGGGTCCTGTCTCAGGGGCTGG gcccccgggagttggtgacgcaGGTGTTTGCCGTCCTGCTGGAGTACCTCGTGAGCCCTGACTCCAGCCCCACG GTTCTGAAGAAGGCCTTCCAGGCCACACTCCGCTGGCTACTGAGCTCAGCCATGCCCCCCGGCTGCTGTGACCTGGAGCCCCGTGCCCAGCTGGTTCTCGGAG AGCTGCTGGCTGTGCTGCAGAAGCGCCTGTGCAGCCCCTGCTGGGAGGTGAGGGACTCGGGCCTTGAGTTCCTGACCCAGATGACCAGACGCTGGGGAG GGCAGGCCGGCTTCAGACAGGCGCTGCTGGCCTCGGAGGTGCCCAAGCTCGCCAGCCAGCTCCTGCAGGACCCCGAGAGCTACGTCCGTGCGAGTGCAGTGGCCGCCGCAGGGCAGCTGTCCAGCCAGGGGCTGCTCGCTGCCccctccagccctgagcacccggcCGGCCCACAG AAGACCCCACTCGAGGAGCTTCTGCTCGTCCTGACCACGGACTCGGAGGGGTTCCCCCGGCGGGCCGCCATGCGGGTCTTCACGGAGTGGCTGCGGGACGGCCACGTGGCCGTGGCGGAGGACCAGGAGCGGTTCGTGGCCCGAGTGCTGCAGGCGGCGAGCGGGGACCTGGACTGGGAGGTGCGTGTCCAGGGCCTGGAGCTGGCGCTGGTGTTCCTACAGCAGCTGCTGGGCACCCGCGGCCCCGGGGAGGCCCCACCTGGCGCGATGGCCCAGGCCCTGCGGGCGCTCTGCCGGGTCCAGCTCTTCGAGTTCGCCTTCCGGTCCTTGTTTGACTGTGACCGCCCTGTGGCCCAGAAGTCCTGTgacctcctcctcttcctgaggGCCAAGGCTGCTCCCTCCGGCAGCCCGCAGGAGGCGGGGAACAGTCCCGACGTGGCCCCCGTGGAGGCCGCCCTGCGGAGGTGGCGGGCCGGTGAACAGGGTCAGCCCCTGGGGGAGCTGGCGCCCGAGGCCGTCCTGGCCGTGCTGAGGTCCATGGACCTAGAGGCCCTTCGGGACACCCTGGCCGAGAGCAGTGACCACGTGGAGAGGAGCCCCCAGTCCCTCCTGCAGGACATGCTGGCCACCGTGGGCGTCCTGGGAGATAACGAGGCCGACTGCTACTGA
- the BRAT1 gene encoding BRCA1-associated ATM activator 1 isoform X3, which translates to MDPECARLLPALCAILADPRQPVADDTCLEKLLDWFKAVTEAGSSLLLLQENPCLVELLIHVLKPQDLSSRILSFALRLAGTFAAQENCFQYLQGELLPGLFGEQGPLGAAAWAAPTVRSGWIQGLRSLAQHPSALLFLADSGAVDTIFSLQGDPSLFVASAAGQLLVHVLDLAMSSPTEGRSPAEGHGRPQARDWPACARRIVCHLEDCLCSEAAPRVMQALHVLTTAFGHCHGLWTQGLWVQLSPLVARLLEKDPVPAPHALVELLLSVARSSVPSSDPGLWETAAQTLSRLSPMQAGPLAAGILKVQDCPQALRTQAFGVLLRPLACVLEAAAQAPGTPGLLEGAAGDPMAMDMLPPSKSACVGLLCSTLAHLELLQPLPQRPSPWPQAPLLAAAVTILRFCNGSAAPSSEVGGRLCAMLVGCVRVQRAALDFLGVLSQGLGPRELVTQVFAVLLEYLVSPDSSPTVLKKAFQATLRWLLSSAMPPGCCDLEPRAQLVLGELLAVLQKRLCSPCWEVRDSGLEFLTQMTRRWGGQAGFRQALLASEVPKLASQLLQDPESYVRASAVAAAGQLSSQGLLAAPSSPEHPAGPQKTPLEELLLVLTTDSEGFPRRAAMRVFTEWLRDGHVAVAEDQERFVARVLQAASGDLDWEVRVQGLELALVFLQQLLGTRGPGEAPPGAMAQALRALCRVQLFEFAFRSLFDCDRPVAQKSCDLLLFLRAKAAPSGSPQEAGNSPDVAPVEAALRRWRAGEQGQPLGELAPEAVLAVLRSMDLEALRDTLAESSDHVERSPQSLLQDMLATVGVLGDNEADCY; encoded by the exons ATGGACCCAGAGTGCGCCCGGCTCCTCCCGGCTCTCTGTGCCATCCTGGCAGACCCCAGGCAGCCCGTGGCAGATGACACTTGTTTGGAGAAGCTGCTGGACTGGTTTAAAGCAGTCACTGAAGCAG GGTCCAGTCTCCTGTTACTGCAGGAAAACCCCTGCCTGGTGGAGCTGCTCATCCATGTGCTGAAGCCCCAGGACCTGAGTTCCAGGATCCTGTCCTTCGCACTCCGCCTCGCAGGGACGTTTGCAGCCCAGGAGAACTGCTTCCAGTACCTTCAG GGGGAGCTGCTGCCTGGGCTCTTCGGGGAGCAGGGCCCCCTCGGGGCAGCGGCCTGGGCGGCCCCCACCGTGCGCAGCGGCTGGATTCAGGGCCTGCGCTCCCTGGCGCAGCACCCCAGCGCCCTGCTCTTCCTCGCCGACTCGG GTGCTGTTGACACCATCTTCTCCCTGCAGGGAGACCCCAGCCTGTTCGTGGCCTCCGCCGCCGGGCAGCTGCTGGTGCACGTCCTGGACTTGGCCATGAGCAGCCCCACCGAGGGGCGCAGTCCCGCGGAGGGGCATGGCCGCCCGCAGGCCCGGGACTGGCCGGCGTGTGCCCGGAGGATCGTGTGTCACCTCGAAGACTGCCTGTGCTCTGAGGCCGCCCCGCGGGTCATGCAGGCCCTGCACGTGCTGACCACCGCGTTCGGGCACTGCCACGGCCTCTGGACGCAGGGCCTTTGGGTGCAGCTGAGCCCCCTCGTGGCCCGCCTGCTCGAGAAGGACCCCGTGCCGGCCCCCCACGCGCTCGTGGAGCTCCTCCTCAGCGTGGCCCG CTCTTCCGTGCCCAgctctgaccctggcctgtgggagaCTGCAGCACAGACCCTCAGCCGCCTGAGCCCCATGCAGGCAGGGCCTCTGGCTGCGGGGATCCTGAAAGTGCAGGACTG TCCCCAGGCGCTGAGGACCCAGGCCTTCGGTGTCCTCCTCCGGCCCCTGGCCTGTGTCCTGGAAGCCGCTGCTCAGGCCCCTGGAACACCAG GCTTGCTGGAGGGGGCCGCAGGCGACCCGATGGCCATGGACATGCTCCCGCCCTCCAAGTCGGCGTGCGTGGGTCTCCTCTGCAGCACCCTGGCCCACCTGGAGCTGCTGCAGCCCCTG ccccagcgCCCCTCGCCCTGGCCCCAGGCACCCCTGCTTGCGGCTGCGGTGACGATACTGCGGTTCTGCAACGGCTCTGCAGCCCCCAGCTCCGAGGTGGGGGGCCGCCTGTGCGCGATGCTGGTGGGCTGTGTCCGCGTCCAGCGAGCTGCCCTGGATTTCCTGGGGGTCCTGTCTCAGGGGCTGG gcccccgggagttggtgacgcaGGTGTTTGCCGTCCTGCTGGAGTACCTCGTGAGCCCTGACTCCAGCCCCACG GTTCTGAAGAAGGCCTTCCAGGCCACACTCCGCTGGCTACTGAGCTCAGCCATGCCCCCCGGCTGCTGTGACCTGGAGCCCCGTGCCCAGCTGGTTCTCGGAG AGCTGCTGGCTGTGCTGCAGAAGCGCCTGTGCAGCCCCTGCTGGGAGGTGAGGGACTCGGGCCTTGAGTTCCTGACCCAGATGACCAGACGCTGGGGAG GGCAGGCCGGCTTCAGACAGGCGCTGCTGGCCTCGGAGGTGCCCAAGCTCGCCAGCCAGCTCCTGCAGGACCCCGAGAGCTACGTCCGTGCGAGTGCAGTGGCCGCCGCAGGGCAGCTGTCCAGCCAGGGGCTGCTCGCTGCCccctccagccctgagcacccggcCGGCCCACAG AAGACCCCACTCGAGGAGCTTCTGCTCGTCCTGACCACGGACTCGGAGGGGTTCCCCCGGCGGGCCGCCATGCGGGTCTTCACGGAGTGGCTGCGGGACGGCCACGTGGCCGTGGCGGAGGACCAGGAGCGGTTCGTGGCCCGAGTGCTGCAGGCGGCGAGCGGGGACCTGGACTGGGAGGTGCGTGTCCAGGGCCTGGAGCTGGCGCTGGTGTTCCTACAGCAGCTGCTGGGCACCCGCGGCCCCGGGGAGGCCCCACCTGGCGCGATGGCCCAGGCCCTGCGGGCGCTCTGCCGGGTCCAGCTCTTCGAGTTCGCCTTCCGGTCCTTGTTTGACTGTGACCGCCCTGTGGCCCAGAAGTCCTGTgacctcctcctcttcctgaggGCCAAGGCTGCTCCCTCCGGCAGCCCGCAGGAGGCGGGGAACAGTCCCGACGTGGCCCCCGTGGAGGCCGCCCTGCGGAGGTGGCGGGCCGGTGAACAGGGTCAGCCCCTGGGGGAGCTGGCGCCCGAGGCCGTCCTGGCCGTGCTGAGGTCCATGGACCTAGAGGCCCTTCGGGACACCCTGGCCGAGAGCAGTGACCACGTGGAGAGGAGCCCCCAGTCCCTCCTGCAGGACATGCTGGCCACCGTGGGCGTCCTGGGAGATAACGAGGCCGACTGCTACTGA
- the BRAT1 gene encoding BRCA1-associated ATM activator 1 isoform X2: MDPECARLLPALCAILADPRQPVADDTCLEKLLDWFKAVTEAGSSLLLLQENPCLVELLIHVLKPQDLSSRILSFALRLAGTFAAQENCFQYLQQGELLPGLFGEQGPLGAAAWAAPTVRSGWIQGLRSLAQHPSALLFLADSGAVDTIFSLQGDPSLFVASAAGQLLVHVLDLAMSSPTEGRSPAEGHGRPQARDWPACARRIVCHLEDCLCSEAAPRVMQALHVLTTAFGHCHGLWTQGLWVQLSPLVARLLEKDPVPAPHALVELLLSVARSSVPSSDPGLWETAAQTLSRLSPMQAGPLAAGILKVQDCPQALRTQAFGVLLRPLACVLEAAAQAPGTPGLLEGAAGDPMAMDMLPPSKSACVGLLCSTLAHLELLQPLPQRPSPWPQAPLLAAAVTILRFCNGSAAPSSEVGGRLCAMLVGCVRVQRAALDFLGVLSQGLGPRELVTQVFAVLLEYLVSPDSSPTVLKKAFQATLRWLLSSAMPPGCCDLEPRAQLVLGELLAVLQKRLCSPCWEVRDSGLEFLTQMTRRWGGQAGFRQALLASEVPKLASQLLQDPESYVRASAVAAAGQLSSQGLLAAPSSPEHPAGPQTPLEELLLVLTTDSEGFPRRAAMRVFTEWLRDGHVAVAEDQERFVARVLQAASGDLDWEVRVQGLELALVFLQQLLGTRGPGEAPPGAMAQALRALCRVQLFEFAFRSLFDCDRPVAQKSCDLLLFLRAKAAPSGSPQEAGNSPDVAPVEAALRRWRAGEQGQPLGELAPEAVLAVLRSMDLEALRDTLAESSDHVERSPQSLLQDMLATVGVLGDNEADCY, encoded by the exons ATGGACCCAGAGTGCGCCCGGCTCCTCCCGGCTCTCTGTGCCATCCTGGCAGACCCCAGGCAGCCCGTGGCAGATGACACTTGTTTGGAGAAGCTGCTGGACTGGTTTAAAGCAGTCACTGAAGCAG GGTCCAGTCTCCTGTTACTGCAGGAAAACCCCTGCCTGGTGGAGCTGCTCATCCATGTGCTGAAGCCCCAGGACCTGAGTTCCAGGATCCTGTCCTTCGCACTCCGCCTCGCAGGGACGTTTGCAGCCCAGGAGAACTGCTTCCAGTACCTTCAG CAGGGGGAGCTGCTGCCTGGGCTCTTCGGGGAGCAGGGCCCCCTCGGGGCAGCGGCCTGGGCGGCCCCCACCGTGCGCAGCGGCTGGATTCAGGGCCTGCGCTCCCTGGCGCAGCACCCCAGCGCCCTGCTCTTCCTCGCCGACTCGG GTGCTGTTGACACCATCTTCTCCCTGCAGGGAGACCCCAGCCTGTTCGTGGCCTCCGCCGCCGGGCAGCTGCTGGTGCACGTCCTGGACTTGGCCATGAGCAGCCCCACCGAGGGGCGCAGTCCCGCGGAGGGGCATGGCCGCCCGCAGGCCCGGGACTGGCCGGCGTGTGCCCGGAGGATCGTGTGTCACCTCGAAGACTGCCTGTGCTCTGAGGCCGCCCCGCGGGTCATGCAGGCCCTGCACGTGCTGACCACCGCGTTCGGGCACTGCCACGGCCTCTGGACGCAGGGCCTTTGGGTGCAGCTGAGCCCCCTCGTGGCCCGCCTGCTCGAGAAGGACCCCGTGCCGGCCCCCCACGCGCTCGTGGAGCTCCTCCTCAGCGTGGCCCG CTCTTCCGTGCCCAgctctgaccctggcctgtgggagaCTGCAGCACAGACCCTCAGCCGCCTGAGCCCCATGCAGGCAGGGCCTCTGGCTGCGGGGATCCTGAAAGTGCAGGACTG TCCCCAGGCGCTGAGGACCCAGGCCTTCGGTGTCCTCCTCCGGCCCCTGGCCTGTGTCCTGGAAGCCGCTGCTCAGGCCCCTGGAACACCAG GCTTGCTGGAGGGGGCCGCAGGCGACCCGATGGCCATGGACATGCTCCCGCCCTCCAAGTCGGCGTGCGTGGGTCTCCTCTGCAGCACCCTGGCCCACCTGGAGCTGCTGCAGCCCCTG ccccagcgCCCCTCGCCCTGGCCCCAGGCACCCCTGCTTGCGGCTGCGGTGACGATACTGCGGTTCTGCAACGGCTCTGCAGCCCCCAGCTCCGAGGTGGGGGGCCGCCTGTGCGCGATGCTGGTGGGCTGTGTCCGCGTCCAGCGAGCTGCCCTGGATTTCCTGGGGGTCCTGTCTCAGGGGCTGG gcccccgggagttggtgacgcaGGTGTTTGCCGTCCTGCTGGAGTACCTCGTGAGCCCTGACTCCAGCCCCACG GTTCTGAAGAAGGCCTTCCAGGCCACACTCCGCTGGCTACTGAGCTCAGCCATGCCCCCCGGCTGCTGTGACCTGGAGCCCCGTGCCCAGCTGGTTCTCGGAG AGCTGCTGGCTGTGCTGCAGAAGCGCCTGTGCAGCCCCTGCTGGGAGGTGAGGGACTCGGGCCTTGAGTTCCTGACCCAGATGACCAGACGCTGGGGAG GGCAGGCCGGCTTCAGACAGGCGCTGCTGGCCTCGGAGGTGCCCAAGCTCGCCAGCCAGCTCCTGCAGGACCCCGAGAGCTACGTCCGTGCGAGTGCAGTGGCCGCCGCAGGGCAGCTGTCCAGCCAGGGGCTGCTCGCTGCCccctccagccctgagcacccggcCGGCCCACAG ACCCCACTCGAGGAGCTTCTGCTCGTCCTGACCACGGACTCGGAGGGGTTCCCCCGGCGGGCCGCCATGCGGGTCTTCACGGAGTGGCTGCGGGACGGCCACGTGGCCGTGGCGGAGGACCAGGAGCGGTTCGTGGCCCGAGTGCTGCAGGCGGCGAGCGGGGACCTGGACTGGGAGGTGCGTGTCCAGGGCCTGGAGCTGGCGCTGGTGTTCCTACAGCAGCTGCTGGGCACCCGCGGCCCCGGGGAGGCCCCACCTGGCGCGATGGCCCAGGCCCTGCGGGCGCTCTGCCGGGTCCAGCTCTTCGAGTTCGCCTTCCGGTCCTTGTTTGACTGTGACCGCCCTGTGGCCCAGAAGTCCTGTgacctcctcctcttcctgaggGCCAAGGCTGCTCCCTCCGGCAGCCCGCAGGAGGCGGGGAACAGTCCCGACGTGGCCCCCGTGGAGGCCGCCCTGCGGAGGTGGCGGGCCGGTGAACAGGGTCAGCCCCTGGGGGAGCTGGCGCCCGAGGCCGTCCTGGCCGTGCTGAGGTCCATGGACCTAGAGGCCCTTCGGGACACCCTGGCCGAGAGCAGTGACCACGTGGAGAGGAGCCCCCAGTCCCTCCTGCAGGACATGCTGGCCACCGTGGGCGTCCTGGGAGATAACGAGGCCGACTGCTACTGA